From Saccharothrix espanaensis DSM 44229, the proteins below share one genomic window:
- a CDS encoding ABC transporter permease → MSTLDTGLSRGRFELRQFFRDRGGVVFTFALPAFILLLLGNIFDGEVPGGEATMGQVYAAGLIGAGIISTSFITLGVGVAQDRENGTLKRLQGTPMAPFSYFVGKIALVLVLSLAEVVLMLAVGIWVFDVELPTEPGRWLTFAWVFLLGVVSCSLLGIAASALARTAASAPAVMNLPYIGLQFISGVFIQLSLLPKAMVVVSSFFPLKWVAQGFRSVLLPDSMAIQEAAGTWEHGKIALVLGAWCVIGFVLCLVGFRWTSERSGS, encoded by the coding sequence ATGAGCACCCTCGACACCGGTCTCTCGCGCGGGCGCTTCGAGCTGCGCCAGTTCTTCCGCGACCGGGGCGGCGTGGTGTTCACCTTCGCGCTGCCGGCGTTCATCCTGCTGCTGCTCGGCAACATCTTCGACGGCGAGGTCCCCGGCGGCGAAGCCACGATGGGCCAAGTCTACGCGGCCGGGCTGATCGGCGCGGGCATCATCTCCACGTCGTTCATCACGCTCGGCGTCGGCGTGGCGCAGGACCGCGAGAACGGCACGCTCAAACGCCTCCAGGGCACGCCGATGGCCCCGTTCTCGTACTTCGTCGGCAAGATCGCGCTGGTGCTCGTGCTGAGCCTGGCCGAGGTGGTGCTGATGCTCGCGGTGGGCATCTGGGTGTTCGACGTGGAGCTGCCGACCGAGCCTGGGCGCTGGCTGACGTTCGCCTGGGTGTTCCTGCTGGGCGTGGTGTCGTGCTCGCTGCTCGGGATCGCGGCCAGCGCACTGGCCCGCACGGCCGCGAGCGCGCCCGCCGTGATGAACCTCCCCTACATCGGGCTGCAGTTCATCTCGGGGGTGTTCATCCAGCTGTCCCTGCTGCCCAAGGCGATGGTCGTGGTCAGCTCGTTCTTCCCGCTCAAGTGGGTGGCACAGGGGTTCCGCTCGGTGCTGCTGCCGGACAGCATGGCGATCCAGGAGGCGGCCGGGACGTGGGAGCACGGGAAGATCGCGCTGGTGCTGGGCGCGTGGTGCGTGATCGGCTTCGTCCTGTGCCTGGTCGGGTTCCGGTGGACGAGCGAACGCAGCGGCAGCTGA
- a CDS encoding ABC transporter ATP-binding protein, translating into MNAIRVRDLRKSYGGRPAVAGVDLDVDTGQVFALLGPNGAGKSTTVEILEGLRRRDAGEVSVLGVDPATAPRSWRSAIGIVQQSATDLAEATVIEAVRHFTGYYPDPRDPDEVVELVGLTSQRAVMAGRLSGGQRRRLDVALGIVGRPRLLFLDEPTTGFDPEARRRFWELVRLLAGEGCTILLTTHYLDEVEALADRLVVIDAGRVVAEGTPATLGGRHQAEAVVRWLAPNGPQAHRTARPAALIRELGEAPELTVTRPSLEDVYLELIGR; encoded by the coding sequence ATGAACGCGATACGAGTCAGGGACTTGCGCAAGTCCTACGGCGGACGGCCCGCCGTCGCCGGTGTCGACCTGGACGTCGACACCGGCCAGGTGTTCGCGCTGCTCGGCCCGAACGGGGCGGGCAAGAGCACCACCGTGGAGATCCTCGAAGGACTGCGCCGGCGCGACGCGGGCGAGGTGTCCGTGCTGGGCGTCGACCCGGCCACCGCGCCCCGGTCCTGGCGGTCCGCCATCGGGATCGTGCAGCAGTCGGCGACCGACCTGGCCGAGGCCACCGTGATCGAGGCCGTCCGGCACTTCACCGGCTACTACCCCGACCCGCGCGACCCGGACGAGGTGGTCGAGCTCGTCGGCCTCACCTCTCAGCGCGCGGTGATGGCAGGCCGGCTGTCCGGCGGGCAGCGGCGCCGGCTGGACGTGGCGCTCGGCATCGTCGGGCGGCCTCGGCTGCTGTTCCTGGACGAACCCACCACCGGTTTCGACCCGGAGGCCCGCCGGCGGTTCTGGGAGCTGGTCCGGCTGCTCGCGGGCGAGGGCTGCACGATCCTGCTCACCACCCACTACCTCGACGAGGTCGAGGCGCTGGCCGACCGCCTGGTGGTGATCGACGCCGGCCGGGTCGTCGCCGAGGGCACCCCCGCCACGCTCGGCGGACGTCACCAGGCCGAGGCCGTCGTGCGGTGGCTGGCCCCCAACGGCCCGCAGGCACATCGCACCGCCCGCCCCGCCGCGCTGATCCGCGAACTCGGCGAAGCGCCCGAGCTGACCGTCACCCGTCCCTCGCTGGAGGACGTCTACCTGGAGCTGATCGGACGATGA
- a CDS encoding citrate synthase 2 encodes MVQQTEQDGFRPGLEGVVAFRTEIAEPDRDGGALRYRGVDIEDLAGKVTFGNVWALLVDGRFGPGLPPAEPFPIPVHTGDVRVDVQAALAMVAPIWGYQPLLDISDEDARAQLARASVMALSYAAQSARGIGRAAVPQKRIDECRTITERFLTRWRGEPDPAHVKALDAYWVSAAEHGLNASTFTARVIASTGADVAASMSGAIGAMSGPLHGGAPARVLPMIEEVERTGDPRAVVAGILDRGDRLMGFGHRVYRAEDPRARVLRRTCKELGAARYEVAAALEQAALAELRERRPDRAIETNVEFWAAVILDFAQVPPHMMPAMFTCARTAGWSAHILEQKRTGRLVRPSASYIGPGPRTPSEVEGWEEIA; translated from the coding sequence GTGGTGCAGCAGACCGAACAGGACGGATTCCGGCCTGGACTGGAAGGCGTGGTCGCCTTCCGTACCGAGATCGCCGAGCCCGATCGCGATGGTGGGGCGCTGCGCTACCGCGGGGTCGACATCGAGGACCTGGCGGGCAAGGTCACCTTCGGCAACGTGTGGGCGCTGCTGGTGGACGGCCGGTTCGGGCCGGGCCTGCCGCCCGCCGAGCCGTTCCCGATCCCGGTGCACACCGGCGACGTCCGGGTGGACGTGCAGGCCGCGCTCGCCATGGTCGCGCCGATCTGGGGCTACCAGCCGCTGCTGGACATCAGCGACGAGGACGCCCGCGCGCAGCTCGCCCGCGCCTCGGTGATGGCGCTGTCCTACGCGGCGCAGTCCGCGCGCGGCATCGGCCGGGCCGCGGTGCCGCAGAAGCGCATCGACGAGTGCCGCACGATCACCGAGCGCTTCCTCACCCGGTGGCGCGGCGAGCCCGACCCGGCGCACGTCAAGGCGCTGGACGCCTACTGGGTGTCGGCCGCCGAGCACGGCCTCAACGCCTCCACGTTCACCGCGCGGGTGATCGCCTCGACCGGCGCGGACGTCGCGGCGTCGATGTCCGGCGCGATCGGCGCGATGTCCGGCCCGCTGCACGGCGGCGCGCCCGCCCGGGTGCTGCCGATGATCGAGGAGGTCGAGCGCACCGGCGACCCGCGCGCCGTGGTGGCCGGGATCCTCGACCGGGGCGACCGACTGATGGGCTTCGGGCACCGGGTGTACCGGGCCGAGGACCCGCGCGCCCGCGTCCTGCGGCGCACCTGCAAGGAGCTGGGCGCGGCCCGCTACGAGGTGGCGGCGGCGCTGGAGCAGGCGGCGCTGGCCGAGCTGCGGGAACGCCGGCCGGACCGCGCGATCGAGACCAACGTGGAGTTCTGGGCCGCGGTGATCCTCGACTTCGCCCAGGTGCCGCCGCACATGATGCCCGCGATGTTCACCTGCGCCCGCACCGCCGGGTGGTCGGCGCACATCCTGGAGCAGAAGCGCACCGGGCGGCTGGTCCGGCCGTCCGCGTCCTACATCGGTCCCGGGCCGCGCACGCCGTCCGAGGTCGAGGGCTGGGAAGAGATCGCCTGA
- a CDS encoding DUF4232 domain-containing protein: MKRMVVIAAIGAALLCTTGTATAQGDVRTQGESVPVATCTSVDLEIAVVREEPAAGTLYREVRFTNRGIATCVLQGFPGVSYVDSSGNQVGAAATRDGVRGPSVTLPHGAGAVAVVGSANADNFDPAVCRKTLVWGLKLFPPDQTAPLYLRLDGQYGCAGDVSPWGSHLKVTSVS; this comes from the coding sequence ATGAAGAGAATGGTTGTGATCGCCGCGATCGGCGCGGCATTGTTGTGCACCACCGGAACGGCCACCGCCCAGGGTGATGTTCGAACCCAGGGCGAATCCGTTCCGGTGGCGACCTGCACATCGGTGGACCTGGAGATCGCGGTCGTGCGGGAGGAGCCCGCGGCCGGGACCCTCTACCGGGAGGTGCGCTTCACCAACCGGGGCATCGCCACCTGCGTGCTGCAAGGGTTCCCCGGAGTGTCCTATGTGGACTCCTCGGGCAACCAGGTCGGCGCGGCCGCGACCCGGGACGGCGTCCGCGGGCCGTCGGTCACCCTGCCGCACGGGGCGGGTGCGGTCGCGGTGGTCGGGTCGGCGAACGCCGACAACTTCGACCCGGCGGTGTGCCGCAAGACCCTGGTGTGGGGCCTCAAGCTGTTCCCGCCGGACCAGACCGCGCCGCTGTACCTGCGGCTGGACGGCCAGTACGGCTGCGCCGGCGACGTGAGCCCGTGGGGCAGTCACCTGAAGGTCACCAGTGTGAGCTGA
- the pdxH gene encoding pyridoxamine 5'-phosphate oxidase yields the protein MSETTNIALPSMRVSYEQGSLTEGDLAASWHEQLQLWLDQAAGAGLPEPNAMVLATSDTEGRPSSRTVLAKGLDARGLVFFTNYTSSKSHDLMATRYASATFPWFAMQRQAHVRGTVEKVGAEETARYWESRPRGSQIGAWASPQSRVVTGRSTLESALNKIERQFADSDRVPVPPHWGGWRIRPEEVEFWQGRRDRMHDRLRFRLGRDGWDLQRVAP from the coding sequence ATGTCGGAGACGACGAACATCGCCTTGCCGTCGATGCGCGTGTCTTACGAACAGGGTTCGCTCACTGAGGGCGACCTGGCGGCCTCCTGGCACGAGCAGTTGCAGCTGTGGCTGGACCAGGCCGCCGGCGCGGGCCTGCCGGAGCCGAACGCGATGGTGCTGGCCACCTCCGACACCGAGGGCCGGCCGTCGTCGCGGACCGTCCTGGCGAAGGGCCTGGACGCGCGCGGACTGGTGTTCTTCACCAACTACACGTCCTCGAAGAGCCACGACCTGATGGCCACCCGCTACGCGTCGGCGACCTTCCCGTGGTTCGCGATGCAGCGCCAGGCGCACGTGCGCGGCACGGTGGAGAAGGTCGGCGCGGAGGAGACCGCCCGCTACTGGGAGAGCCGCCCGCGCGGCTCGCAGATCGGCGCGTGGGCGTCCCCGCAGTCCCGGGTGGTGACCGGCCGCTCCACTTTGGAGAGCGCGCTGAACAAGATCGAGCGCCAGTTCGCCGACTCGGACCGGGTACCGGTCCCGCCGCACTGGGGTGGCTGGCGCATCCGGCCCGAAGAGGTCGAGTTCTGGCAGGGCCGCCGCGACCGCATGCACGACCGACTCCGCTTCCGCCTCGGCCGCGACGGCTGGGACCTCCAGCGCGTCGCCCCCTAG
- a CDS encoding MFS transporter has protein sequence MRVKRLLGKVAIDTRPLRIPAFRRLWLSTLVTAIGSQLTAVAVPKQVYDITGSSGWVGVAAGVALVPLLVFGLWGGAIADVVDRRKLMVVTNIGIAITSVLLWLQAAFDVQNVWLVIALLGLQQVFFAANAPARSASIARLVPEDQLPGAVALGSTVMVFGGVFGPMLAGALMPVVGLSTLYLVDSIALTATIWAVWKLPPMPPLDGVVRRAGLADVIDGFRYLSVQKIVMASFLLDIIAMVFGMPRALFPEMAEVTFGDPPGGGLALGWLFAAIPLGAMVCGLVSGWTSRVSRHGVGVVVSIIVWGVAMIGFGLSNALWWAVVFLAVGGAADMISMVFRTSILQTAAPDEMRGRMQGVFVVVVAGGPRVADLLHGTTGALIGPGAATAWGGVAVVIGTVVAAIAIPAVWRYRVTLGTAGETSPKP, from the coding sequence ATGAGAGTGAAGCGTCTGCTCGGCAAGGTCGCGATCGACACCCGTCCTCTGCGCATCCCGGCGTTCCGGCGGCTCTGGCTGTCGACCTTGGTCACGGCCATCGGCAGCCAGCTGACCGCGGTCGCGGTGCCCAAGCAGGTCTACGACATCACCGGGTCGTCCGGGTGGGTCGGCGTGGCCGCCGGCGTGGCCCTGGTGCCGCTGCTGGTGTTCGGGCTGTGGGGCGGCGCCATCGCGGACGTCGTGGACCGGCGCAAGCTGATGGTCGTCACGAACATCGGGATCGCGATCACGTCCGTGCTGCTGTGGTTGCAGGCCGCGTTCGACGTGCAGAACGTGTGGCTGGTGATCGCGCTGCTCGGGCTGCAACAGGTGTTCTTCGCGGCCAACGCCCCGGCGCGCTCCGCGTCGATCGCGCGGCTCGTGCCGGAGGACCAGCTGCCCGGCGCGGTCGCGCTCGGCTCCACGGTGATGGTGTTCGGCGGCGTGTTCGGGCCGATGCTGGCGGGCGCGCTGATGCCCGTGGTCGGGTTGTCGACGTTGTACCTGGTCGACTCGATCGCGTTGACGGCGACGATCTGGGCGGTGTGGAAGCTGCCGCCGATGCCGCCGCTGGACGGGGTGGTGCGGCGGGCCGGGCTCGCCGACGTGATCGACGGGTTCCGGTACCTGTCGGTGCAGAAGATCGTGATGGCGTCGTTCCTGCTGGACATCATCGCCATGGTGTTCGGGATGCCGCGCGCGCTGTTCCCGGAGATGGCCGAGGTGACCTTCGGCGACCCGCCGGGAGGTGGGTTGGCGCTGGGCTGGCTGTTCGCGGCGATCCCGCTGGGCGCGATGGTGTGCGGGCTGGTGTCCGGGTGGACCTCGCGGGTGTCGCGGCACGGGGTCGGCGTCGTCGTGTCGATCATCGTGTGGGGCGTGGCGATGATCGGGTTCGGGCTGTCGAACGCCCTGTGGTGGGCGGTCGTGTTCCTGGCCGTCGGCGGCGCGGCGGACATGATCAGCATGGTGTTCCGGACGTCGATCCTGCAAACCGCCGCGCCGGACGAGATGCGCGGCCGGATGCAGGGCGTGTTCGTCGTGGTGGTGGCGGGCGGGCCGCGCGTGGCGGACCTGTTGCACGGCACCACGGGCGCGCTGATCGGCCCCGGCGCGGCGACCGCGTGGGGCGGCGTCGCGGTGGTGATCGGAACGGTGGTCGCCGCGATCGCGATCCCGGCGGTGTGGCGCTACCGGGTCACCCTCGGGACCGCCGGAGAAACCTCGCCCAAGCCCTGA
- a CDS encoding DUF397 domain-containing protein, translating into MITWRKSSRSNSTANCVEVAYGSDRVSARDSKNTPPSISVPVRAWARFLRRSRG; encoded by the coding sequence ATGATCACGTGGCGGAAGAGTTCCCGCAGCAACAGCACGGCCAACTGCGTCGAGGTCGCGTACGGCTCCGACCGCGTGTCGGCGCGCGACTCCAAGAACACCCCGCCCTCGATCTCCGTCCCGGTCAGGGCTTGGGCGAGGTTTCTCCGGCGGTCCCGAGGGTGA
- a CDS encoding helix-turn-helix domain-containing protein, with the protein MARRAGRSVRSRRLAHILRKLRNATGLSTDATGEAVGMSGSKISRIETSEIGVYMDDLEKLLDLYGVTKKERVHLLDLARHADQRGLLRINNPNLPEDWQTWADFEDEASALLNYEPLVIPGLLQTDEYAQALIRATGYGLTGEQVDLLVASRRVRQGLLTRSSAPVKLHAIIEQGVLERPFGDRAAHSRQLRHLAEIAQRPNVTLRVVPTTASPHAGLDGPFVILEYDADPSLVLLENKVSSLFLDEPEQIEIFEATWRALRSAALSPAGTVEFLRGLA; encoded by the coding sequence ATGGCACGCCGCGCCGGACGCTCCGTCCGCTCCCGCCGACTCGCCCACATCCTCCGCAAGCTCCGCAACGCCACCGGGCTGTCGACGGACGCGACCGGCGAGGCGGTGGGGATGTCGGGCAGCAAGATCAGCCGCATCGAGACCTCGGAGATCGGGGTCTACATGGACGACCTGGAGAAGCTGCTCGACCTGTACGGCGTCACGAAGAAGGAGCGGGTCCACCTGCTCGACCTCGCCCGGCACGCCGACCAGCGCGGCCTCCTGCGGATCAACAACCCGAACCTGCCCGAGGACTGGCAGACGTGGGCGGACTTCGAGGACGAGGCCAGCGCCCTGCTCAACTACGAGCCCCTGGTCATCCCCGGCCTCCTGCAGACCGACGAGTACGCCCAAGCCCTCATCCGGGCGACCGGGTACGGCCTCACCGGCGAGCAGGTCGACCTGTTGGTGGCGAGCAGGCGGGTCCGCCAGGGTCTGCTCACCCGCAGCAGCGCTCCGGTCAAGTTGCACGCGATCATCGAGCAGGGGGTGCTGGAACGCCCGTTCGGCGATCGGGCCGCCCACTCCCGCCAACTCCGCCACCTCGCGGAGATCGCACAACGGCCCAACGTCACGCTCCGGGTCGTGCCGACGACGGCATCGCCGCACGCCGGCCTCGACGGCCCCTTCGTGATCCTGGAGTACGACGCCGATCCGAGCCTGGTCCTGCTGGAGAACAAGGTCTCCAGCCTCTTCCTGGACGAGCCGGAGCAGATCGAGATCTTCGAGGCGACCTGGCGCGCGCTCCGGTCGGCGGCGCTCAGCCCAGCCGGAACAGTGGAGTTCCTGCGCGGGCTGGCGTGA
- a CDS encoding APC family permease, with protein sequence MAEATSAPAQPELNRAIGPKLLLFFVIGDILGTGIYALTGNVAGKIGGALWLPFLIAFVVAFLTAFSYLELVGKYPRAAGAALYTNRAFKIQFLTFMVAFAVMSSGITSASSAALAFGRTYLQSVINEFFSDTFTVSATLVAILFILGLAVINFRGVSESVKANVVLTCIELSGLVIIIGIGIYAIAAGDGDASRLTQVDPAPGQSALVAITSATALAFFAMVGFEDSVNMAEECRDPVRIFPRAMLWGMVVAAVIYVLVAITSSLLIPADELAKSGSSALLRVVQVGAPGFPLWVFSLIGLFAVINSALINMLMASRLIYGMSRERIIPKVFGTVHPFRRTPWISIIFTSGVAIILVSTTDIAKLGGTTALLLLVVFTIVNIAVLVLRKEKVGHKHFRAPTWVPVLGVITCAYLASPLSGRPGDDYLIALYLLAAGLVLWVINRLVHGKVEFDAEKLSK encoded by the coding sequence ATGGCGGAAGCGACGAGCGCACCGGCGCAACCGGAACTCAACCGGGCCATCGGCCCGAAGTTGCTGCTGTTCTTCGTGATCGGTGACATCCTCGGCACCGGCATCTACGCACTGACCGGCAACGTCGCCGGCAAGATCGGCGGCGCGCTCTGGCTGCCGTTCCTGATCGCGTTCGTGGTGGCGTTCCTGACCGCGTTCAGCTACCTGGAACTGGTCGGCAAGTACCCCCGTGCCGCCGGCGCGGCGCTCTACACCAACCGCGCGTTCAAGATCCAGTTCCTGACCTTCATGGTGGCCTTCGCCGTCATGAGCTCCGGCATCACCTCGGCGTCCTCCGCCGCGCTGGCGTTCGGGCGGACCTACCTCCAGTCGGTCATCAACGAGTTCTTCTCCGACACGTTCACCGTCTCGGCGACCCTGGTCGCGATCCTGTTCATCCTCGGCCTGGCCGTGATCAACTTCCGGGGCGTCTCGGAGTCGGTCAAGGCCAACGTCGTGCTGACCTGCATCGAGCTGTCCGGCCTGGTGATCATCATCGGGATCGGCATCTACGCCATCGCGGCCGGTGACGGCGACGCGAGCCGGCTGACGCAGGTCGATCCCGCGCCCGGCCAGTCGGCGCTGGTCGCCATCACCTCCGCGACCGCCCTCGCGTTCTTCGCGATGGTCGGCTTCGAGGACTCGGTGAACATGGCCGAGGAGTGCCGCGACCCGGTCCGCATCTTCCCGCGCGCCATGCTGTGGGGGATGGTCGTCGCGGCCGTGATCTACGTCCTGGTCGCGATCACGTCGTCGTTGCTGATCCCGGCGGACGAACTGGCCAAGTCCGGCAGCTCCGCCCTGCTCCGCGTGGTCCAGGTGGGCGCGCCCGGGTTCCCGCTGTGGGTGTTCTCGCTGATCGGCCTGTTCGCGGTGATCAACTCCGCGCTGATCAACATGCTGATGGCCAGCCGGCTGATCTACGGCATGTCACGGGAGCGGATCATCCCGAAGGTGTTCGGCACGGTGCACCCGTTCCGGCGCACGCCGTGGATCTCCATCATCTTCACCAGCGGGGTCGCGATCATCCTGGTGTCCACCACCGACATCGCGAAGCTCGGCGGCACCACCGCGCTGCTGCTGCTCGTGGTGTTCACCATCGTCAACATCGCGGTCCTGGTGCTGCGCAAGGAGAAGGTCGGGCACAAGCACTTCCGCGCGCCCACCTGGGTGCCGGTGCTCGGCGTGATCACCTGCGCGTACCTGGCCAGCCCGCTGTCCGGCCGGCCGGGCGACGACTACCTGATCGCCCTCTACCTGCTGGCCGCCGGCCTGGTGCTGTGGGTGATCAACCGGCTGGTGCACGGCAAGGTCGAGTTCGACGCCGAGAAGCTGTCGAAGTAA
- a CDS encoding MBL fold metallo-hydrolase — MKVHHLNCGTMRPFGGKLVDGKGSVFQTATLVCHVLLLETDDGLVLVDSGMGVDDVRNPGPTLARHWRWTSRPVLDERETALRQVEALGYRAADVRHVVLTHLDLDHGGGLRDFPHAEVHVLEEELTAATRAGKKGNDRTRYPDRQWSHGPKWVTHEPHGETWFGFDGVREFRPDVLLVPLVGHTKGHTGVAVNTGGKWLLHAGDSYFYHGEMAATPHCTPGLTFMQRRVETVPELRRSNQDRLRELVGTQAGLVDVFCAHDAVELARHQLHPAAR, encoded by the coding sequence ATGAAGGTCCACCACCTGAACTGCGGCACCATGCGGCCGTTCGGCGGAAAACTGGTCGACGGCAAGGGATCGGTCTTCCAGACCGCCACCCTGGTCTGCCACGTCCTGCTGCTGGAGACCGACGACGGGCTGGTCCTGGTCGACAGCGGGATGGGCGTGGACGACGTCCGGAACCCGGGCCCGACCCTGGCCCGGCACTGGCGGTGGACCTCCCGCCCGGTCCTCGACGAGCGGGAGACCGCGCTGCGCCAGGTCGAAGCCCTGGGGTACCGGGCGGCGGACGTCCGGCACGTCGTGCTCACCCACCTGGACCTGGACCACGGCGGGGGCCTGCGCGACTTCCCGCACGCCGAGGTGCACGTGCTGGAGGAGGAGCTGACGGCCGCCACCCGCGCGGGGAAGAAGGGCAACGACCGCACCCGCTACCCGGACCGCCAGTGGTCGCACGGCCCGAAGTGGGTCACCCACGAACCGCACGGCGAGACGTGGTTCGGCTTCGACGGCGTCCGCGAGTTCCGCCCGGACGTCCTGCTGGTGCCGCTGGTCGGGCACACCAAGGGGCACACGGGCGTCGCCGTGAACACCGGCGGGAAGTGGCTCCTGCACGCCGGCGATTCGTACTTCTACCACGGTGAGATGGCCGCGACCCCGCACTGCACGCCGGGCTTGACGTTCATGCAGCGGCGCGTGGAGACCGTGCCGGAACTACGACGGTCCAATCAGGACAGACTGCGCGAACTCGTTGGCACGCAAGCGGGGCTGGTCGACGTGTTCTGCGCGCACGACGCGGTGGAACTGGCCCGTCACCAGCTCCACCCCGCCGCGCGCTGA
- a CDS encoding TetR/AcrR family transcriptional regulator, which translates to MPRRTDTRERMVRTAAQLFHAQGYHATGLNQVLAEGGAPKGSLYFHFPGGKEQLAAEAVTLAGGELCHALRAVLEATPDPVEALDQALRLLGDQLAASDFTHGCPIATVALDASAESEPIRGACVDVYDSWQQVIAEHLDRADADELAVVVLAAIEGAVLLARTRRDLSPLHAVGARLGVLLGRHPG; encoded by the coding sequence ATGCCACGTCGCACCGACACCCGTGAGCGCATGGTCCGCACCGCGGCCCAGCTGTTCCACGCGCAGGGCTACCACGCCACCGGCCTGAACCAGGTGCTCGCCGAGGGCGGCGCGCCCAAGGGCTCGCTGTACTTCCACTTCCCCGGCGGCAAGGAACAGCTCGCCGCCGAAGCCGTGACCCTGGCCGGCGGCGAGCTGTGCCACGCGCTGCGGGCCGTGCTGGAGGCGACACCGGACCCGGTCGAGGCGCTCGACCAGGCGTTGCGGCTGCTCGGCGACCAGCTCGCGGCGTCGGACTTCACCCACGGCTGCCCGATCGCCACCGTCGCGCTGGACGCGAGCGCGGAGAGCGAACCGATCCGCGGTGCGTGCGTCGACGTGTACGACTCGTGGCAGCAGGTCATCGCCGAGCACCTCGACCGCGCCGACGCGGACGAGCTGGCCGTGGTCGTCCTGGCCGCCATCGAAGGCGCGGTGCTGCTCGCCCGCACCCGCCGCGACCTGTCCCCTCTCCACGCCGTCGGCGCGCGCCTCGGCGTCCTCCTGGGAAGGCACCCCGGATGA
- a CDS encoding aldose 1-epimerase family protein: MVEIAHGAARAVIAPNGAGLKSFEVGGVPYVETYDDEPPMGCGAVLVPWPNRTAGGRWTHAGEPQQLEITEPARGNAIHGLVRRVAWAVAERSEASVTLEVPVSGPGWPVELRTAITYAVDGDGLTVTHVVHNVGTARTPFGVGTHPYPRAGTSETDETSLSLAATTVLPLDTATMIPSGPAVPVEGDTDFQVARLLEGVHLDMPFGGCEPVDGLVRHVLRGPGGGVELWADPDFKWVQVYTPATFPGRGRAVAVEPMTCPPDALNSGVDLLWLEPGGTWSGRWGLRPLA; encoded by the coding sequence ATGGTCGAAATCGCGCACGGCGCGGCGCGCGCCGTCATCGCCCCGAACGGCGCGGGACTGAAGTCCTTCGAGGTCGGCGGGGTGCCGTACGTCGAGACCTACGACGACGAACCGCCGATGGGCTGCGGCGCGGTGCTCGTGCCGTGGCCCAACCGGACGGCCGGCGGCAGGTGGACCCACGCCGGTGAGCCGCAACAGCTGGAGATCACCGAGCCCGCCCGGGGCAACGCGATCCACGGGCTGGTGCGCCGGGTCGCGTGGGCCGTCGCGGAGCGGTCCGAGGCGTCGGTGACGCTGGAGGTCCCGGTCAGCGGCCCGGGGTGGCCGGTGGAGCTGCGCACGGCCATCACGTACGCGGTCGACGGCGACGGCCTCACCGTCACCCACGTCGTGCACAACGTCGGCACGGCCCGCACGCCGTTCGGCGTCGGCACGCACCCCTACCCGCGCGCCGGCACGTCCGAGACCGACGAGACCTCGCTGTCGCTCGCGGCCACGACCGTGCTGCCGCTGGACACCGCCACGATGATCCCGTCCGGGCCGGCCGTGCCGGTCGAGGGCGACACCGACTTCCAGGTCGCGCGGCTGCTGGAGGGCGTCCACCTGGACATGCCGTTCGGCGGGTGCGAACCGGTCGACGGGCTCGTGCGGCACGTGCTGCGCGGGCCGGGCGGCGGCGTCGAGCTGTGGGCGGACCCGGACTTCAAGTGGGTGCAGGTCTACACGCCCGCGACCTTCCCCGGTCGGGGGCGCGCGGTCGCCGTCGAGCCGATGACGTGCCCGCCGGACGCGCTGAACTCGGGCGTCGACCTGCTCTGGCTGGAGCCGGGCGGGACGTGGTCGGGGCGGTGGGGTTTGCGGCCCCTGGCCTAG